From the Luteimonas galliterrae genome, one window contains:
- the recC gene encoding exodeoxyribonuclease V subunit gamma — protein MSLRADFRLYHSNALDVLAGLLARQVAALPVDGDWLRPDIVLVPQHSMRRWLQQTLAEHSGICANLIFLTPGEFVDLALDANLEPSADSDRLTADTLRWHLLRELRTAPPDALRGFAADPDPLKRWSLANALASTYERYQTWRRPWLLAWERAPGQDWQAELWRRIARGRRHRARRIDDYLRQVSEPRGLPPRLFVFACQNLAPDALQVIASQARAGEQHFYLHTPSRAFWGDLNRWASYAPALDDDFLGGDGGIAPNPLLAAWGQAGRDFIAGLVSGESVAPAFEIAPHAEPDAGTLLGRMQQDVLHNRHPLAGGADAVWPRSAVRTDDASLQFHGCHTRLREVQVLHDQLRALLEAPGTPEKPALRARDIAVLAPDIDAYAPHIEAVFGGALGSDREIPYTLADTSPLANASLAAAFLRLLELPLRPLTANDAIDLLAVPAVAARFGVDQDDRDTLQTQLEEAGARWGLDAADRARHGAPADGAYSLEFALDRLLLGHASGDDADIGEVAPWPDLEGRATDALDGLLRFVALLRDIAARLAQPHPPAVWARELDRLLDAAFDAERDSPDATALRRLREGIAEFAEGARLAGYDAPVEHAVVLEQVRERLARGDARAPFLSGGVCFGLMVPMRLIPFQVVCLLGMDEAAFPARDARDPLDRIVRDLDTRERRVGDPSRRDADRYLFLQLFSSAGRALYLSWCGIDPRDGSEREPSATVSELLDAAVRYHAPDEGDRESVRRALVVRHALQPFSPSAFGAPLVDERVVDEREGDPRRFSFDARWHEAAAERGDGSDLPAFAPLPLPRAAPAVEPLSIDRLRSALMRPHAAYLQDSVGLRLPEEEAPLAEHEPFGEPDPLSRYQLRHAAFAAWLRTGSRPDAGALHARLLARALAAPGADGLASVEATLDEIAPFAQCALAEGFGIDSESLPIALATRSRLLQGSLRDVQNGGALRVALSPDGRHGGQALRHGIDRWLASLHGLPLYEIAVANGDSRPSLRTYPPLREADAIACLQALIDLREAALREPLPFLPRSGYTYFGLAREKGRDIALEKAAEGWRGGDRQFGEAGPATRLALRGRDPFIDGDLGQRERFVRIADALFGAMESDAPLDAEALR, from the coding sequence ATGTCTTTGCGCGCCGATTTCCGCCTCTACCACTCCAATGCCCTGGACGTGCTGGCGGGCCTGTTGGCCCGGCAGGTCGCGGCGTTGCCGGTCGACGGCGATTGGCTGCGGCCGGACATCGTGCTGGTGCCGCAGCATTCGATGCGCCGCTGGCTGCAGCAGACTCTGGCCGAGCACAGCGGCATCTGCGCCAACTTGATCTTCCTCACGCCGGGCGAGTTCGTGGACCTGGCGTTGGACGCGAATCTCGAGCCGTCCGCGGACAGCGACCGCCTCACCGCCGACACCTTGCGCTGGCATCTGCTGCGCGAATTGCGCACCGCGCCGCCGGATGCGTTGCGCGGATTCGCCGCCGATCCCGATCCGCTCAAGCGCTGGTCGTTGGCCAATGCGCTCGCTTCCACCTACGAGCGTTACCAAACCTGGCGCCGCCCGTGGTTGCTGGCCTGGGAGCGCGCGCCGGGCCAGGACTGGCAGGCCGAACTGTGGCGCCGGATCGCGCGCGGCCGCCGCCATCGCGCGCGCCGCATCGACGACTACCTGCGCCAAGTGAGCGAACCGCGCGGGCTGCCGCCGCGGCTGTTCGTGTTCGCCTGCCAGAACCTGGCGCCCGATGCGCTGCAGGTCATCGCCAGCCAGGCGCGCGCGGGCGAGCAGCATTTCTATCTGCATACGCCATCGCGCGCGTTCTGGGGCGATCTGAACCGCTGGGCCTCGTACGCGCCGGCGCTGGACGACGATTTTCTCGGCGGCGACGGCGGCATCGCGCCGAATCCGCTGCTCGCGGCCTGGGGCCAGGCCGGCCGCGATTTCATCGCTGGATTGGTGAGCGGCGAGTCGGTCGCGCCCGCTTTCGAGATCGCGCCGCACGCCGAACCCGATGCCGGCACCCTGCTCGGCCGCATGCAGCAGGACGTGCTGCACAACCGTCATCCGCTCGCCGGCGGCGCCGATGCCGTGTGGCCGCGCAGCGCGGTCCGCACCGACGACGCCAGCCTGCAATTCCACGGCTGCCACACCCGTTTGCGCGAAGTGCAGGTCCTGCACGACCAGCTGCGCGCGCTGCTCGAAGCGCCGGGCACGCCGGAAAAACCCGCGCTGCGCGCGCGCGACATCGCCGTGCTCGCGCCGGACATCGATGCGTACGCGCCGCACATCGAAGCGGTATTCGGCGGCGCGCTCGGCAGCGATCGCGAGATTCCGTACACGCTCGCCGATACCAGTCCGTTGGCGAACGCATCGCTGGCCGCGGCCTTCCTGCGCTTGCTGGAATTGCCGCTGCGGCCGCTCACCGCGAACGACGCGATCGATCTGCTCGCGGTGCCGGCGGTTGCGGCGCGTTTCGGCGTCGACCAGGACGACCGCGACACGCTGCAGACGCAACTGGAAGAAGCCGGCGCGCGCTGGGGCCTGGACGCGGCCGATCGCGCCCGCCACGGCGCGCCCGCCGACGGCGCCTACAGCCTCGAATTCGCGCTCGACCGCCTGTTGCTGGGCCATGCCTCGGGCGACGACGCCGACATCGGCGAAGTCGCGCCGTGGCCGGACTTGGAAGGCCGCGCGACCGATGCGCTCGACGGCCTGCTGCGCTTCGTCGCGCTGCTGCGCGACATCGCCGCGCGCCTGGCGCAACCGCATCCGCCGGCGGTTTGGGCGCGCGAACTCGATCGCCTGCTCGATGCCGCGTTCGACGCCGAGCGCGACAGCCCCGACGCCACCGCGTTGCGCCGCTTGCGCGAGGGCATCGCCGAATTCGCCGAGGGCGCGCGGCTGGCCGGTTACGACGCGCCGGTCGAACACGCCGTCGTGCTGGAGCAGGTGCGCGAGCGGCTCGCTCGCGGCGATGCGCGCGCTCCGTTCCTGTCCGGCGGCGTGTGCTTCGGCCTGATGGTGCCGATGCGGCTGATTCCGTTCCAAGTCGTCTGCCTGCTGGGCATGGACGAAGCCGCTTTCCCGGCGCGCGATGCGCGCGATCCGCTCGACCGCATCGTGCGCGATCTGGACACGCGCGAGCGCCGGGTCGGCGATCCGTCGCGGCGCGACGCCGACCGTTATCTGTTCTTGCAACTGTTCAGCAGCGCGGGCCGCGCGCTGTACCTGAGCTGGTGCGGAATCGATCCGCGCGACGGGAGCGAGCGCGAACCGTCCGCGACGGTGTCCGAGTTGCTCGATGCGGCGGTGCGCTATCACGCGCCGGACGAGGGCGATCGCGAGAGCGTGCGCCGCGCGCTCGTCGTGCGGCATGCGTTGCAGCCGTTTTCGCCGTCCGCGTTCGGCGCGCCGCTGGTCGACGAACGCGTGGTCGACGAGCGCGAGGGCGATCCGCGGCGCTTCAGTTTCGATGCGCGCTGGCACGAAGCCGCCGCCGAACGCGGCGACGGCAGCGACCTGCCCGCGTTCGCGCCGCTGCCGCTGCCGCGCGCGGCGCCTGCCGTCGAGCCGTTGTCGATAGATCGCCTGCGCAGCGCCTTGATGCGGCCGCATGCGGCCTATCTGCAGGACAGCGTCGGCCTGCGCCTGCCGGAAGAAGAGGCGCCGCTGGCCGAACACGAACCGTTCGGCGAGCCCGATCCGCTATCGCGCTACCAACTGCGCCACGCCGCGTTCGCGGCCTGGCTGCGAACGGGCTCGCGTCCGGACGCGGGGGCGCTGCATGCGCGCCTGCTCGCGCGCGCGCTGGCCGCGCCCGGCGCGGACGGGCTCGCCAGCGTGGAGGCGACGCTCGACGAGATCGCGCCGTTCGCGCAGTGCGCATTGGCTGAAGGTTTCGGCATCGATTCGGAGTCGCTGCCGATCGCGTTGGCGACCCGCTCGCGCCTGTTGCAGGGCAGTTTGCGCGACGTGCAGAACGGCGGCGCGTTGCGCGTCGCGCTGAGTCCGGACGGCCGCCACGGCGGCCAGGCGCTGCGCCATGGCATCGACCGCTGGCTGGCGTCGCTGCACGGCTTGCCGCTGTACGAAATCGCGGTCGCCAATGGCGATAGCAGGCCATCGTTGCGCACGTATCCGCCGTTGCGGGAAGCGGACGCGATCGCCTGCCTGCAAGCGTTGATCGACCTGCGCGAAGCGGCGTTGCGCGAACCGCTGCCGTTCCTGCCGCGCAGCGGCTACACCTATTTCGGCCTGGCGCGAGAGAAAGGCCGCGACATCGCATTGGAAAAAGCCGCGGAGGGCTGGCGCGGCGGCGATCGCCAGTTCGGCGAAGCCGGTCCGGCGACGCGGCTGGCGCTGCGCGGCCGCGATCCCTTCATCGATGGCGACCTCGGCCAGCGCGAACGCTTCGTGCGCATCGCCGATGCGCTGTTCGGCGCGATGGAAAGCGATGCGCCGCTGGACGCGGAGGCCCTGCGATGA